One window of Oreochromis niloticus isolate F11D_XX linkage group LG23, O_niloticus_UMD_NMBU, whole genome shotgun sequence genomic DNA carries:
- the osbpl9 gene encoding oxysterol-binding protein-related protein 9 isoform X4 — MSIGARHPEAETGFVPSVQDFDKKLAEADAYLQILIDQLKLFDEKIKDCKEDESRRKIEHLKETTCSMVESIKHCIVLLQIAKDQSNEQQHANGLLSTINPVDGIYQPPLDTPAVNTMPTQTTLPPDASQVCKSDQRPSTLPVGPVVTVMGSLQTPTPNSTGSGPSGPSSGVASPAHIPLPSHSVPDFSYSSSEDEFYDADEFYQSNTSPKHCIDPSGPPAASPLTNEETALKRPNTTESLNSSMSNGTTDTDQFDCHDDRDDDGEGESVEEHKSVIMHLLSQVRLGMDLTKVVLPTFILERRSLLEMYADFFAHPDLFVSIAEQPEPRERMVQVVKWYLSAFHAGRKGSVAKKPYNPILGEVFYCHWDLPSETEEPSPPTETVSEGPVPCASSNSVSFVAEQVSHHPPISAFYAECLSRKIQFNAHIWTKSKFLGMSIGVHNIGQGCVSCLEHDEHYILTFPNGYGRSILTVPWVELGGECNISCSKSGYSANIVFHTKPFYGGKKHRITAEIFSPNDKKSFCSIEGEWNGVMYAKWVTGENTVFIDTKKMGIVKKRVRKLEDQLEYESRRLWKDVTLNLKIKDIDAATEAKHRLEEKQRAEARERKEKEQQWETRLFHEDGECWVYDEPLLKRLASQRH, encoded by the exons ATGTCTATTGGAGCACGGCACCCA GAGGCTGAGACGGGATTTGTTCCTAGTGTTCAAGACTTTGACAAGAAGCTAGCTGAAGCTGACGCCTACCTACAGATTCTGATTGATCAGTTAAAG CTGTTTGATGAGAAGATCAAGGACTGCAAAGAGGATGAATCACGCAGA AAAATTGAACATTTGAAGGAGACTACTTGT agTATGGTAGAGTCCATCAAGCACTGTATTGTACTGCTGCAGATTGCCAAG gaCCAAAGTAACGAACAGCAACACGCAAACGGACTTCTA AGCACCATCAACCCAGTGGATGGGATCTACCAGCCCCCTCTGGACACTCCAGCAGTGAACACAATGCCAACACAGACAACACTACCCCCAG ACGCGTCTCAGGTGTGCAAATCAGACCAACGACCCTCCACGTTACCTGTTGGTCCCGTCGTCACAGTGATGGGCAGTCTGCAGACCCCAACTCCCAACAGCACAg GGAGTGGCCCGTCAGGCCCCAGCAGCGGCGTCGCCTCCCCGGCTCACATCCCCCTCCCCTCACACTCAGTGCCAGACTTCTCCTACTCCTCCAGTGAGGATGAATTCTATGACGCTGATGAGTTTTACCAGAGCAACACTTCCCCCAAACACTGCATAGA TCCCTCAGGGCCTCCAGCTGCCTCGCCCCTTACTAATGAAGAAACGGCTCTGAAACGACCCAACACTACAGAGTCCCTCAACTCTTCGATGTCCAATGGCACCACAGACACGG ACCAGTTCGACTGTCACGATGACCGTGACGATGACGGTGAAGGGGAGTCTGTGGAAGAGCACAAGAGCGTCATCATGCATTTGCTGTCTCAAGTTCGATTGGGCATGGACCTCACAAAG GTGGTCCTGCCTACCTTCATCCTAGAAAGAAGGTCTTTGTTAGAAATGTATGCAGATTTCTTTGCACACCCCGACTTATTTGTAAG TATCGCTGAGCAGCCAGAGCCCAGAGAGCGCATGGTGCAGGTGGTGAAGTGGTACCTGTCGGCTTTCCATGCCGGAAGGAAAGGCTCAGTGGCCAAGAAACCGTACAACCCAATCCTAGGAGAGGTCTTCTACTGCCACTGGGATCTTCCCAGCGAGACAGAGGAGCCTTCGCCACCTACG GAGACTGTATCAGAAGGCCCGGTTCCCTGTGCTTcgtccaacagcgtgtcttttgtGGCAGAGCAGGTCTCTCACCACCCGCCCA TTTCTGCGTTCTACGCAGAGTGCTTAAGTAGGAAGATCCAGTTCAACGCTCACATTTGGACTAAATCTAAGTTTCTGGGCATGTCCATAGGTGTCCACAACATCGGTCAAG GCTGCGTGTCATGTTTGGAGCACGATGAGCATTACATTCTCACCTTTCCTAACGGATATGGCAG GTCGATCCTCACTGTGCCGTGGGTGGAGCTTGGTGGAGAGTGCAACATCTCCTGCTCCAAGTCGGGCTACAGCGCTAACATCGTGTTCCACACCAAACCCTTCTATGGTGGAAAGAAGCACAGAATCACTGCAGAGATTTT TTCACCGAACGACAAGAAGTCTTTCTGCTCCATTGAGGGAGAGTGGAACGGAGTCATGTATGCTAAATGGGTGACTGGA GAGAACACGGTGTTCATAGACACTAAGAAGATGGGCATCGTTAAGAAGAGAGTGAGGAAGCTGGAAGACCAGCTGGAGTACGAGTCTCGAAG ACTGTGGAAGGATGTGACCCTGAACCTGAAGATAAAAGACATCGATGCAGCAACAGAAGCCAAGCACCGGTTGGAGGAGAAACAGAGAGCTGAagccagagagagaaaggagaaggaGCAGCAGTGGGAGACCAGG CTATTCCACGAGGACGGGGAGTGCTGGGTCTACGACGAGCCGCTATTAAAGAGATTAGCCTCCCAGAGGCACTGA
- the osbpl9 gene encoding oxysterol-binding protein-related protein 9 isoform X3, protein MAFLHFPMRAHSTARKHTSNSRHSWTLQRGSSKAAVTSTTEAETGFVPSVQDFDKKLAEADAYLQILIDQLKLFDEKIKDCKEDESRRKIEHLKETTCSMVESIKHCIVLLQIAKDQSNEQQHANGLLSTINPVDGIYQPPLDTPAVNTMPTQTTLPPDASQVCKSDQRPSTLPVGPVVTVMGSLQTPTPNSTGSGPSGPSSGVASPAHIPLPSHSVPDFSYSSSEDEFYDADEFYQSNTSPKHCIDPSGPPAASPLTNEETALKRPNTTESLNSSMSNGTTDTDQFDCHDDRDDDGEGESVEEHKSVIMHLLSQVRLGMDLTKVVLPTFILERRSLLEMYADFFAHPDLFVSIAEQPEPRERMVQVVKWYLSAFHAGRKGSVAKKPYNPILGEVFYCHWDLPSETEEPSPPTETVSEGPVPCASSNSVSFVAEQVSHHPPISAFYAECLSRKIQFNAHIWTKSKFLGMSIGVHNIGQGCVSCLEHDEHYILTFPNGYGRSILTVPWVELGGECNISCSKSGYSANIVFHTKPFYGGKKHRITAEIFSPNDKKSFCSIEGEWNGVMYAKWVTGENTVFIDTKKMGIVKKRVRKLEDQLEYESRRLWKDVTLNLKIKDIDAATEAKHRLEEKQRAEARERKEKEQQWETRLFHEDGECWVYDEPLLKRLASQRH, encoded by the exons ATGGCTTTTCTTCACTTTCCTATGAGAGCTCATTCGACTGCAAGAAAACACACCTCAAACTCGCGACACAGCTGGACTCTGCAACGCGGCAGCTCCAAAGCAGCAGTGACATCCACCACG GAGGCTGAGACGGGATTTGTTCCTAGTGTTCAAGACTTTGACAAGAAGCTAGCTGAAGCTGACGCCTACCTACAGATTCTGATTGATCAGTTAAAG CTGTTTGATGAGAAGATCAAGGACTGCAAAGAGGATGAATCACGCAGA AAAATTGAACATTTGAAGGAGACTACTTGT agTATGGTAGAGTCCATCAAGCACTGTATTGTACTGCTGCAGATTGCCAAG gaCCAAAGTAACGAACAGCAACACGCAAACGGACTTCTA AGCACCATCAACCCAGTGGATGGGATCTACCAGCCCCCTCTGGACACTCCAGCAGTGAACACAATGCCAACACAGACAACACTACCCCCAG ACGCGTCTCAGGTGTGCAAATCAGACCAACGACCCTCCACGTTACCTGTTGGTCCCGTCGTCACAGTGATGGGCAGTCTGCAGACCCCAACTCCCAACAGCACAg GGAGTGGCCCGTCAGGCCCCAGCAGCGGCGTCGCCTCCCCGGCTCACATCCCCCTCCCCTCACACTCAGTGCCAGACTTCTCCTACTCCTCCAGTGAGGATGAATTCTATGACGCTGATGAGTTTTACCAGAGCAACACTTCCCCCAAACACTGCATAGA TCCCTCAGGGCCTCCAGCTGCCTCGCCCCTTACTAATGAAGAAACGGCTCTGAAACGACCCAACACTACAGAGTCCCTCAACTCTTCGATGTCCAATGGCACCACAGACACGG ACCAGTTCGACTGTCACGATGACCGTGACGATGACGGTGAAGGGGAGTCTGTGGAAGAGCACAAGAGCGTCATCATGCATTTGCTGTCTCAAGTTCGATTGGGCATGGACCTCACAAAG GTGGTCCTGCCTACCTTCATCCTAGAAAGAAGGTCTTTGTTAGAAATGTATGCAGATTTCTTTGCACACCCCGACTTATTTGTAAG TATCGCTGAGCAGCCAGAGCCCAGAGAGCGCATGGTGCAGGTGGTGAAGTGGTACCTGTCGGCTTTCCATGCCGGAAGGAAAGGCTCAGTGGCCAAGAAACCGTACAACCCAATCCTAGGAGAGGTCTTCTACTGCCACTGGGATCTTCCCAGCGAGACAGAGGAGCCTTCGCCACCTACG GAGACTGTATCAGAAGGCCCGGTTCCCTGTGCTTcgtccaacagcgtgtcttttgtGGCAGAGCAGGTCTCTCACCACCCGCCCA TTTCTGCGTTCTACGCAGAGTGCTTAAGTAGGAAGATCCAGTTCAACGCTCACATTTGGACTAAATCTAAGTTTCTGGGCATGTCCATAGGTGTCCACAACATCGGTCAAG GCTGCGTGTCATGTTTGGAGCACGATGAGCATTACATTCTCACCTTTCCTAACGGATATGGCAG GTCGATCCTCACTGTGCCGTGGGTGGAGCTTGGTGGAGAGTGCAACATCTCCTGCTCCAAGTCGGGCTACAGCGCTAACATCGTGTTCCACACCAAACCCTTCTATGGTGGAAAGAAGCACAGAATCACTGCAGAGATTTT TTCACCGAACGACAAGAAGTCTTTCTGCTCCATTGAGGGAGAGTGGAACGGAGTCATGTATGCTAAATGGGTGACTGGA GAGAACACGGTGTTCATAGACACTAAGAAGATGGGCATCGTTAAGAAGAGAGTGAGGAAGCTGGAAGACCAGCTGGAGTACGAGTCTCGAAG ACTGTGGAAGGATGTGACCCTGAACCTGAAGATAAAAGACATCGATGCAGCAACAGAAGCCAAGCACCGGTTGGAGGAGAAACAGAGAGCTGAagccagagagagaaaggagaaggaGCAGCAGTGGGAGACCAGG CTATTCCACGAGGACGGGGAGTGCTGGGTCTACGACGAGCCGCTATTAAAGAGATTAGCCTCCCAGAGGCACTGA
- the osbpl9 gene encoding oxysterol-binding protein-related protein 9 isoform X5, with amino-acid sequence MVESIKHCIVLLQIAKDQSNEQQHANGLLSTINPVDGIYQPPLDTPAVNTMPTQTTLPPDASQVCKSDQRPSTLPVGPVVTVMGSLQTPTPNSTGSGPSGPSSGVASPAHIPLPSHSVPDFSYSSSEDEFYDADEFYQSNTSPKHCIDPSGPPAASPLTNEETALKRPNTTESLNSSMSNGTTDTDQFDCHDDRDDDGEGESVEEHKSVIMHLLSQVRLGMDLTKVVLPTFILERRSLLEMYADFFAHPDLFVSIAEQPEPRERMVQVVKWYLSAFHAGRKGSVAKKPYNPILGEVFYCHWDLPSETEEPSPPTETVSEGPVPCASSNSVSFVAEQVSHHPPISAFYAECLSRKIQFNAHIWTKSKFLGMSIGVHNIGQGCVSCLEHDEHYILTFPNGYGRSILTVPWVELGGECNISCSKSGYSANIVFHTKPFYGGKKHRITAEIFSPNDKKSFCSIEGEWNGVMYAKWVTGENTVFIDTKKMGIVKKRVRKLEDQLEYESRRLWKDVTLNLKIKDIDAATEAKHRLEEKQRAEARERKEKEQQWETRLFHEDGECWVYDEPLLKRLASQRH; translated from the exons ATGGTAGAGTCCATCAAGCACTGTATTGTACTGCTGCAGATTGCCAAG gaCCAAAGTAACGAACAGCAACACGCAAACGGACTTCTA AGCACCATCAACCCAGTGGATGGGATCTACCAGCCCCCTCTGGACACTCCAGCAGTGAACACAATGCCAACACAGACAACACTACCCCCAG ACGCGTCTCAGGTGTGCAAATCAGACCAACGACCCTCCACGTTACCTGTTGGTCCCGTCGTCACAGTGATGGGCAGTCTGCAGACCCCAACTCCCAACAGCACAg GGAGTGGCCCGTCAGGCCCCAGCAGCGGCGTCGCCTCCCCGGCTCACATCCCCCTCCCCTCACACTCAGTGCCAGACTTCTCCTACTCCTCCAGTGAGGATGAATTCTATGACGCTGATGAGTTTTACCAGAGCAACACTTCCCCCAAACACTGCATAGA TCCCTCAGGGCCTCCAGCTGCCTCGCCCCTTACTAATGAAGAAACGGCTCTGAAACGACCCAACACTACAGAGTCCCTCAACTCTTCGATGTCCAATGGCACCACAGACACGG ACCAGTTCGACTGTCACGATGACCGTGACGATGACGGTGAAGGGGAGTCTGTGGAAGAGCACAAGAGCGTCATCATGCATTTGCTGTCTCAAGTTCGATTGGGCATGGACCTCACAAAG GTGGTCCTGCCTACCTTCATCCTAGAAAGAAGGTCTTTGTTAGAAATGTATGCAGATTTCTTTGCACACCCCGACTTATTTGTAAG TATCGCTGAGCAGCCAGAGCCCAGAGAGCGCATGGTGCAGGTGGTGAAGTGGTACCTGTCGGCTTTCCATGCCGGAAGGAAAGGCTCAGTGGCCAAGAAACCGTACAACCCAATCCTAGGAGAGGTCTTCTACTGCCACTGGGATCTTCCCAGCGAGACAGAGGAGCCTTCGCCACCTACG GAGACTGTATCAGAAGGCCCGGTTCCCTGTGCTTcgtccaacagcgtgtcttttgtGGCAGAGCAGGTCTCTCACCACCCGCCCA TTTCTGCGTTCTACGCAGAGTGCTTAAGTAGGAAGATCCAGTTCAACGCTCACATTTGGACTAAATCTAAGTTTCTGGGCATGTCCATAGGTGTCCACAACATCGGTCAAG GCTGCGTGTCATGTTTGGAGCACGATGAGCATTACATTCTCACCTTTCCTAACGGATATGGCAG GTCGATCCTCACTGTGCCGTGGGTGGAGCTTGGTGGAGAGTGCAACATCTCCTGCTCCAAGTCGGGCTACAGCGCTAACATCGTGTTCCACACCAAACCCTTCTATGGTGGAAAGAAGCACAGAATCACTGCAGAGATTTT TTCACCGAACGACAAGAAGTCTTTCTGCTCCATTGAGGGAGAGTGGAACGGAGTCATGTATGCTAAATGGGTGACTGGA GAGAACACGGTGTTCATAGACACTAAGAAGATGGGCATCGTTAAGAAGAGAGTGAGGAAGCTGGAAGACCAGCTGGAGTACGAGTCTCGAAG ACTGTGGAAGGATGTGACCCTGAACCTGAAGATAAAAGACATCGATGCAGCAACAGAAGCCAAGCACCGGTTGGAGGAGAAACAGAGAGCTGAagccagagagagaaaggagaaggaGCAGCAGTGGGAGACCAGG CTATTCCACGAGGACGGGGAGTGCTGGGTCTACGACGAGCCGCTATTAAAGAGATTAGCCTCCCAGAGGCACTGA